In one Lolium rigidum isolate FL_2022 unplaced genomic scaffold, APGP_CSIRO_Lrig_0.1 contig_47030_1, whole genome shotgun sequence genomic region, the following are encoded:
- the LOC124681572 gene encoding non-specific phospholipase C1 — translation MLAGARRAGRRHLLAGALLLALLASGHCLDAAHHSSRNQKRRLRKKHEIHSPVKTVVVVVMENRSFDHVLGWLRSSRPDIDGLTGAESNRLNLSDPASPEIFVTDRAGYVDSDPGHGFEDIREQIFGSADTSASPAPMSGFAQNARAMGLGMPQNVMSGFAPDSVPVYAALADEFAVFDRWFASVPTSTQPNRLFVHSATSHGLTFNARKDLINGFPQKTIFDSLDENGLSFGIYYQNIPATLFYQSLRRLKHLVKFHQYSLRFKHDAAKGNLPNYVVIEQRYFDCKEFPANDDHPSHDVARGQRFVKEVYETLRASPQWNETALIITYDEHGGFYDHVPTPVEGVPQPDGIVGPDPYYFKFERLGVRVPSFLISPWVEKGTVIHEPNGPQANSQYEHSSIPATVKKLFNLHSNFLTKRDAWAGTFENYLKIRKTPRTDCPEKLPEVTKSLRPFGANEDKALSEFQVELIQLASQINGDHVLNTYPDIGKTMTVVEANRYAEDAVARFLEAGRIALRAGANESALVTMRPALTSRAAMSSGLTSEL, via the exons ATGCTCGCCGGAGCGCGCCGCGCGGGGCGGCGCCACCTCCTCGCGGGGGCGCTCCTCCTGGCCCTGCTCGCGTCGGGGCACTGCCTGGACGCCGCGCACCACAGCAGCCGCAACCAGAAGCGGCGCCTCCGGAAGAAGCACGAGATCCACTCCCCCGTCaagacggtggtggtggtggtcatggaGAACCGCAGCTTCGACCACGTCCTCGGCTGGCTCCGCTCGTCCCGGCCCGACATCGACGGCCTCACGGGCGCCGAGTCCAACCGCCTCAACCTCTCCGACCCGGCGTCGCCCGAGATCTTCGTCACGGACCGCGCCGGCTACGTCGACTCCGACCCCGGCCACGGCTTCGAGGACATCCGCGAGCAGATCTTCGGCTCCGCCGACACCTCCGCGTCGCCCGCCCCCATGTCCGGCTTCGCGCAGAACGCGCGCGCCATGGGCCTCGGCATGCCGCAGAACGTCATGAGCGGCTTCGCGCCCGACTCCGTCCCCGTCTACGCCGCGCTCGCCGACGAGTTCGCCGTGTTCGACCGATGGTTCGCGTCCGTGCCCACCTCCACGCAGCCCAACCGCCTCTTCGTGCACTCGGCGACCTCCCACGGCCTCACCTTCAACGCCCGCAAGGACCTCATCAACGGCTTCCCGCAGAAGACCATCTTCGACAGCCTCGACGAGAACGGCCTCTCCTTCGGCATCTACTACCAGAACATCCCCGCCACGCTCTTCTACCAGAGCCTGCGCCGACTCAAGCACCTCGTCAAGTTCCACCAGTACAGCCTCAGGTTCAAGCACGACGCCGCCAAGGGCAACCTGCCCAACTACGTCGTCATCGAGCAGAGGTACTTCGACTGCAAGGAGTTCCCCGCCAACGATGACCACCCGTCGCACGATGTCGCCAGGGGGCAGAGGTTTGTCAAGGAGGTCTACGAGACGCTGCGAGCCAGCCCGCAGTGGAATGAGACGGCCCTCATCATCACGTACGATGAGCATGGAGGGTTCTATGACCATGTCCCCACACCGGTGGAGGGAGTGCCCCAGCCCGATGGGATTGTTGGCCCTGATCCTTACTACTTCAAGTTTGAGCGCCTTGGGGTGCGCGTGCCCAGCTTCCTCATCTCGCCCTGGGTTGAAAAGGGCACTG TGATCCATGAACCAAATGGCCCGCAAGCGAACTCGCAGTATGAGCATTCATCCATTCCTGCAACAGTGAAGAAGCTATTTAATTTACATTCTAACTTTCTGACGAAGAGGGATGCATGGGCTGGGACCTTTGAGAATTACCTCAAAATTCGAAAAACGCCAAGAACTGATTGTCCAG AGAAACTACCAGAGGTCACAAAGTCTCTTCGACCGTTCGGTGCTAATGAAGACAAAGCTCTCTCGGAGTTTCAAGTGGAGTTGATTCAACTTGCCTCTCAGATTAACGGTGACCATGTGCTCAACACTTATCCAGATATTGGCAAGACAATGACTGTAGTGGAAGCAAATCGCTATGCAGAGGATGCTGTCGCTAGATTCCTTGAAGCTGGCAGGATAGCGCTTAGAGCTGGCGCGAATGAATCTGCTCTGGTGACGATGAGGCCTGCACTCACCAGCAGAGCCGCAATGTCCTCCGGTTTAACATCTGAACTCTGA
- the LOC124681571 gene encoding anthranilate synthase alpha subunit 1, chloroplastic-like encodes MAAGIALSLCPAPSPPPPPSTRGQTRRCLAPSPSPLPHGRLAVRGRLACRAATAFQKLDAVAVREEEATFREAAAAGHNLLPLRRCIFSDHLTPVLAYRCLVREDDREAPSFLFESVEQGSQGTNVGRYSVVGAQPAMEIVAKANQVTVMDHEKKSKKEHDASDPMKIAREVMEQWNPHVTEDLPDAFCGGWVGNFSYDTVRYVETKKLPFSKAPEDDRNLPDIHLGLYNDIVVFDHVEKKTHVIHWVRVDCYHSIDEAYEDGKNRLETLLSRLHSLNVPTLSAGSIKLNVEDFGSTLQKSSISAENYKKSVVQAKEHILAGDIFQVVLSQRFERRTFADPFEVYRALRIVNPSPYMAYLQARGCILVASSPEILTRVEKRTIVNRPLAGTIRRGKTKAEDKVLEQLLLSDEKQCAEHIMLVDLGRNDVGKVSKPGTVKVEKLMNVERYSHVMHISSTVTGELLDDLTCWDALRAALPVGTVSGAPKVRAMELIDELEGKMRGPYGGGFGNISYRGDMDIALALRTIVFPTASRFDTMYSYDGDNSARQEWIAHLQAGAGIVADSKPDDEHQECQNKAAGLARAIDLAESTFLDFSDV; translated from the exons ATGGCCGCCGGGATCGCGCTCTCCCTGTGCCCCGCGccgtcgcctccgccgccaccgtcgacgcgCGGGCAGACGAGGAGGTGCctcgcgccgtcgccgtcgccgctgccgcACGGGCGCCTcgccgtccgcggccgcctcgcgtgtcgcgccgccaccgccttccAGAAGCTCGACGCCGTCG CGGtgcgggaggaggaggccacgttcagggaggcggcggcggcggggcacaACCTGCTGCCCCTCCGGCGCTGCATCTTCTCCGACCACCTCACCCCCGTGCTCGCCTACCGCTGCCTCGTCAGGGAGGACGACCGCGAGGCGCCCAGCTTCCTCTTCGAGTCCGTCGAGCAGGGCTCCCAGGGCACCAATGTG GGGAGGTACAGCGTGGTCGGGGCACAGCCGGCCATGGAGATCGTGGCCAAAGCCAACCAAGTGACGGTGATGGACCACGAGAAGAAGTCCAAGAAGGAGCATGATGCGTCTGATCCAATGAAGATCGCCAGGGAAGTTATGGAGCAGTGGAATCCGCACGTTACTGAGGACCTCCCTGATGCATTTTGTG GAGGATGGGTCGGGAATTTCTCATATGATACGGTGCGTTATGTTGAGACGAAGAAGCTTCCATTTTCTAAGGCGCCTGAGGATGATAGGAACCTCCCTGACATCCATTTAGGCCTCTACAATGACATAGTTGTGTTTGATCATGTTGAAAAG AAAACACATGTCATTCATTGGGTGAGGGTGGATTGTTATCACTCAATTGATGAAGCGTATGAAGATGGAAAGAATCGGCTGGAAACTTTGTTATCAAGATTGCACAGCCTTAATGT ACCAACTCTTTCTGCTGGTTCTATTAAACTTAATGTTGAGGACTTCGGGTCAACATTACAAAAATCATCAATTTCTGCTGAGAACTATAAGAAGTCAGTTGTGCAAGCGAAAGAGCACATTCTAGCTGGTGACATTTTTCAAGTGGTCCTAAGCCAACGTTTTGAGAGGCGGACATTCGCGGACCCTTTTGAGGTGTATCGCGCATTGCGCATTGTCAATCCTAGCCCTTACATGGCCTATCTGCAG GCACGGGGGTGTATTCTTGTTGCATCAAGTCCTGAGATTCTTACTCGGGTGGAAAAG AGGACAATTGTCAATCGGCCACTTGCTGGAACAATTAGAAGAGGAAAGACAAAAGCTGAAGACAAGGTTCTAGAACAACTCTTGTTGAGTGACGAAAAGCAATGTGCCGAGCATATTATGTTAGTAGATCTGGGACGCAATGACGTTGGAAAG GTGTCCAAACCAGGTACAGTAAAGGTTGAGAAACTGATGAATGTGGAGCGATATTCACATGTCATGCACATCAGCTCGACA GTTACTGGGGAGCTGCTTGATGATCTTACATGTTGGGATGCACTGCGAGCTGCATTGCCTGTTGGAACAGTTAGTGGTGCTCCTAAG GTGAGAGCGATGGAGTTGATCGACGAGTTGGAAGGGAAGATGCGTGGTCCATACGGTGGCGGCTTTGGCAACATCTCCTACCGCGGCGACATGGATATCGCCCTTGCCCTGCGTACCATCGTCTTCCCAACGGCTTCCCGGTTCGACACCATGTACTCTTATGACGGCGACAACAGCGCACGCCAGGAGTGGATAGCGCACCTCCAAGCCGGAGCCGGGATCGTCGCCGATAGCAAGCCAGATGACGAGCACCAGGAGTGCCAGAACAAGGCTGCCGGCCTCGCTCGTGCCATCGATCTCGCGGAGTCTACCTTCCTTGACTTCTCGGATGTGTAA
- the LOC124681570 gene encoding zinc finger CCCH domain-containing protein 25, whose product MNPLTQVKQTQLINKKEAALGLSENASWHARFKDSAYVFCGGISFDLTEGDLLAVFAQYGEVVDVNLVRDKTTGKSRGFAFLAYEDQRSTVLAVDNLNGAKVLGRIIKVDHVDKYKMKEEEDEEEVAKKREERGVCYAFQKGECNRGDACRFSHDEQRNANTGWGSKEDIEPKWEHDKHRGPSNKGGVCYAFQKGECSRGDSCRFSHDEQVAVQNRGVCYAFQKGECSRGASCRFSHDEQRNANTGRGSRDDSNARRQHDHDPPKSHKNFPDRTKEETRSGDREGQSSRSDVYRDRDSRTRHGDRDTEDRDRNRHERSPERSRGERQRDDDRYREERSESKRSRHDRDSGGRHERRGDEEAERHGKSRR is encoded by the exons ATGAATCCCCTGACGCAGGTGAAGCAGACCCAGCTCATAAACAAGAAGGAGGCGGCTCTTGGCCTCAGCGAGAACGCCTCGTGGCACGCCAGGTTCAAGGACTCCGCCTACGTCTTCTGCGGCGGCATCTCTTTCGACCTCACCGAGGGTGACCTCCTTGCCGTCTTCGCGCA GTACGGCGAGGTGGTCGACGTGAACCTTGTGCGCGACAAGACCACCGGCAAATCCAGGGGTTTCGCCTTCCTCGCTTATGAGGACCAGAGGAGCACGGTTCTTGCTGTCG ATAACTTGAACGGAGCTAAAGTTCTTGGGAGGATCATAAAGGTTGACCATGTGGACAAGTACaagatgaaggaggaggaggacgaggaggaggtggcaaAGAAGAGGGAGGAGCGCGGCGTGTGCTATGCGTTCCAGAAAGGCGAGTGCAACCGCGGGGACGCGTGCAGATTTTCCCATGATGAGCAG AGAAATGCGAACACTGGTTGGGGTTCTAAGGAGGATATCGAGCCAAAATGGGAGCATGACAAACACCGTGGTCCGTCAAACAAGGGTGGTGTCTGCTATGCTTTCCAGAAAGGCGAGTGCAGTCGGGGAGATTCCTGCAGATTTTCGCATGATGAGCAGGTAGCTGTCCAGAACCGTGGTGTCTGCTATGCTTTCCAGAAAGGCGAGTGCAGTCGTGGAGCTTCCTGCAGATTTTCACATGATGAGCAG AGAAATGCAAACACTGGTCGAGGTTCTAGGGATGACAGCAATGCAAGACGGCAGCATGACCATGATCCTCCAAAGAGCCACAAAAATTTCCCTGACAGGACTAAAGAAGAGACGAGATCAGGGGATAGAGAAGGCCAATCCTCAAGATCAGACGTGTACAGGGACCGAGATTCTAGGACGAGACATGGTGATAGAGACACAGAAGATAGGGACAGGAATAGGCACGAGAGATCCCCTGAGAGATCAAGAGGTGAGAGGCAGAGAGACGACGATAGATATagagaagaaagatcagagaGCAAGCGGTCTCGGCATGACAGAGATTCTGGTGGCCGTCATGAAAGGAGGGGTGATGAAGAGGCAGAACGGCATGGGAAATCGCGGAGATAG